A single genomic interval of Koleobacter methoxysyntrophicus harbors:
- the purH gene encoding bifunctional phosphoribosylaminoimidazolecarboxamide formyltransferase/IMP cyclohydrolase yields MIKRALLSVSDKRGIVEFARGLAELGVEIISTGGTAKVLKEAGVNVIQVSEITGFPEILDGRVKTLHPLIHGGILAVRNNREHMKQLNEMNIKPIDMVVINLYPFKNTILKEGVTFDEAIENIDIGGPTMIRAAAKNFQDVVVVVNPDRYGSILEELKEKCDISRETKLKLALEVFEHTSHYDTLIADYLRKKTGARPFPETVTITMEKVQDLRYGENPHQKAAFYREVVPVEGSIALAQQLHGKELSFNNINDANAAVEIVREFSKPTVVGVKHANPCGVGSANSIYEAYKKAFEADPVSIFGGIFAINRTVDVGIAREINNIFIEIVIAPDYQEEALEILREKKNIRVLKMEELALPYKPEGTMDMKRVRGGLLLQDADEVDMNTETIRVVTKRKPTAEELEDLIFAWKVVKHAKSNAIVLARDEQTVGIGPGQVSRIWAAENAIRQAKDRARGSVMASDAFFPFPDVVKAAAEAGITAIIQPGGSVKDEESIKAANEADIAMVFTGIRHFKH; encoded by the coding sequence GTGATTAAACGGGCGCTGCTCAGCGTTTCCGATAAGAGAGGGATTGTAGAATTCGCCAGGGGTCTTGCGGAACTGGGTGTAGAGATAATTTCAACCGGTGGAACGGCAAAGGTTCTAAAAGAAGCAGGGGTAAACGTTATCCAGGTTTCTGAAATTACCGGCTTTCCTGAAATACTTGACGGACGGGTAAAAACCCTACACCCGCTGATTCACGGCGGGATACTGGCAGTGAGGAACAACAGGGAACATATGAAACAGCTGAATGAGATGAATATCAAACCTATAGATATGGTTGTAATAAACCTATATCCCTTTAAAAATACTATTCTTAAAGAAGGGGTTACATTTGATGAAGCAATTGAAAACATAGATATCGGCGGCCCCACCATGATAAGGGCTGCTGCCAAGAACTTTCAGGATGTGGTCGTTGTGGTCAATCCCGACAGGTACGGCAGTATATTAGAGGAGTTAAAAGAAAAGTGTGATATTTCAAGGGAAACCAAACTTAAATTGGCCCTTGAAGTCTTTGAACATACCAGCCACTACGATACCCTTATTGCGGATTATCTGAGGAAAAAAACAGGAGCCCGGCCCTTCCCGGAAACTGTAACCATAACCATGGAAAAGGTTCAGGACCTGAGATACGGCGAAAATCCCCACCAAAAGGCGGCCTTCTACAGGGAAGTTGTACCCGTAGAAGGGAGCATTGCACTTGCACAGCAGCTCCACGGGAAGGAACTTTCATTCAATAATATTAATGATGCCAATGCCGCTGTCGAGATTGTCAGGGAATTTTCCAAGCCTACCGTAGTAGGGGTAAAACACGCAAACCCGTGCGGTGTGGGTTCTGCAAACAGCATATATGAGGCATACAAAAAGGCCTTTGAAGCAGACCCTGTGTCCATTTTCGGAGGGATATTCGCCATAAACAGGACGGTTGATGTCGGGATTGCTCGGGAAATAAACAACATATTTATAGAGATAGTCATAGCCCCGGATTATCAGGAAGAGGCCCTGGAGATACTTCGGGAGAAGAAGAACATAAGGGTCCTTAAAATGGAAGAATTAGCCTTACCGTACAAACCCGAAGGAACCATGGATATGAAACGCGTCAGGGGGGGGCTGCTCCTTCAGGATGCAGATGAGGTCGATATGAATACCGAAACCATAAGGGTGGTAACAAAGCGTAAGCCCACGGCAGAGGAGCTTGAAGACCTGATTTTTGCGTGGAAAGTGGTTAAACATGCTAAATCCAATGCAATCGTACTCGCAAGAGATGAACAGACCGTAGGAATAGGCCCAGGTCAGGTAAGCCGGATATGGGCAGCAGAAAACGCCATAAGGCAGGCGAAAGACAGGGCCAGAGGTTCAGTTATGGCATCCGATGCCTTCTTCCCCTTCCCCGATGTGGTCAAAGCAGCAGCCGAAGCAGGGATTACGGCAATTATTCAGCCCGGCGGTTCCGTGAAGGACGAAGAATCCATCAAAGCCGCCAATGAGGCCGACATTGCCATGGTATTTACGGGGATCAGGCATTTTAAACACTGA
- a CDS encoding Ger(x)C family spore germination protein encodes MNRIKNALKAIMVIAVLCMPIAALAGCWNNRDLTDINIVTALGIDKTEDGRILLAVQIAEPAAVQAAASGKGKGGSTQAKPVIVVTHEGETVFDALRGMLAKVDKKLFLSTSQVLILGERLAEEGLFEAIDFLQRDHEVNYKMAVLVAKGAAPKEILEIETDMDPISAVYIKDTAENTVSRAKAKRTILIDLIKEMSDKGKQPVIGQITKVDEKMVNTEGAAVFKDGKLKGWLDPNETRGYLFATGKVQSTIVNIPAEDGNNGKISMEVVRSDGKAGVKFKSGEPSLLTIKVTLEANIGEYSGIEGMLSPEKLHALEHALEQEIKGEIGSVFKLAQQEFSSDIFGFGTQVHKYHLQYWKKVKDNWDDVFSRLPVDIEVDAKIRRTGIIKDPIRKGG; translated from the coding sequence GTGAACAGGATAAAAAATGCATTGAAAGCCATTATGGTTATTGCTGTATTATGCATGCCGATTGCTGCTTTAGCCGGATGCTGGAATAATAGGGATTTGACGGACATTAACATCGTAACTGCATTGGGAATAGATAAAACAGAAGACGGCAGGATACTACTTGCTGTTCAGATAGCAGAACCTGCTGCAGTTCAAGCTGCGGCTTCCGGGAAGGGTAAAGGTGGCTCCACACAGGCAAAGCCTGTAATTGTTGTAACTCATGAGGGGGAAACCGTATTTGACGCTTTGAGGGGGATGCTGGCAAAAGTTGACAAAAAGCTGTTTCTCAGCACTTCACAAGTATTAATTCTGGGAGAAAGACTTGCAGAGGAAGGGCTTTTTGAAGCAATAGACTTCTTGCAGCGCGATCATGAAGTGAATTACAAAATGGCTGTCCTGGTTGCAAAAGGGGCTGCACCAAAGGAGATTCTTGAAATAGAGACTGACATGGATCCAATTTCGGCCGTGTATATTAAGGATACGGCAGAGAATACTGTATCAAGGGCTAAAGCAAAAAGAACAATCCTGATTGATCTGATAAAAGAAATGTCTGATAAGGGAAAACAGCCTGTTATCGGACAAATTACAAAAGTCGATGAGAAGATGGTTAATACGGAGGGAGCGGCAGTTTTTAAAGATGGGAAACTCAAAGGATGGCTGGATCCAAATGAAACACGGGGGTATTTGTTTGCAACAGGTAAGGTGCAGAGCACTATCGTTAATATTCCTGCAGAAGACGGAAATAACGGGAAAATATCGATGGAGGTGGTGCGGTCTGATGGGAAAGCCGGTGTAAAATTTAAAAGCGGTGAGCCGTCTTTATTAACAATCAAGGTTACTCTGGAGGCGAATATCGGAGAATACAGCGGGATTGAAGGTATGCTTTCTCCTGAAAAGCTACACGCTTTGGAGCACGCTTTGGAACAGGAGATAAAAGGAGAAATAGGATCGGTATTTAAACTTGCACAACAGGAGTTTTCAAGTGATATATTCGGTTTTGGCACACAGGTGCATAAGTATCATTTACAGTATTGGAAAAAGGTTAAGGATAATTGGGATGATGTTTTCAGTAGGCTTCCTGTGGATATTGAAGTGGATGCCAAAATAAGGCGGACAGGAATTATTAAAGACCCTATCAGGAAAGGCGGGTGA
- the purN gene encoding phosphoribosylglycinamide formyltransferase produces MGRLKLGVLVSGGGTNLQAVIDSIEQGKTRGEVRVVISSNPEAYALKRAQKYGIPGIYIGRRDFTTREGYEGEMIKVLKGYGVELVLLAGFMTVLSPGFVSEFRNRIMNIHPALIPAFCGKGFYGRRVHEAVLEYGVKVTGATVHFVDEGTDTGPIILQEAVPVLDDDTVDSLAERVLKVEHRLYPEAVRLYSEGRLKIEGRRVRILRG; encoded by the coding sequence TTGGGAAGGCTTAAACTGGGTGTTCTGGTATCAGGAGGAGGGACCAACCTCCAGGCGGTAATCGATTCGATAGAACAGGGTAAAACCCGGGGAGAGGTCAGGGTAGTCATATCCAGCAATCCCGAGGCCTATGCCCTGAAAAGGGCCCAAAAATACGGGATTCCTGGTATATACATAGGAAGAAGGGATTTTACGACCCGGGAGGGATATGAAGGGGAAATGATAAAGGTCCTCAAAGGTTACGGTGTTGAACTGGTCCTGCTGGCCGGTTTTATGACGGTGCTTTCCCCCGGCTTTGTATCGGAGTTCAGGAACAGGATAATGAACATTCACCCTGCCCTGATCCCCGCCTTCTGCGGTAAGGGTTTTTACGGCAGAAGGGTCCATGAAGCCGTCCTGGAATACGGGGTAAAGGTTACGGGGGCAACGGTGCATTTTGTCGATGAAGGGACCGATACGGGCCCCATAATCCTGCAGGAGGCTGTGCCTGTCCTTGATGACGATACCGTGGATTCCTTAGCAGAGAGGGTCTTAAAGGTTGAACACAGGCTGTATCCCGAAGCTGTAAGGCTGTACAGTGAAGGCAGGCTCAAGATAGAGGGCAGAAGGGTTAGGATTTTAAGGGGATAG
- the purD gene encoding phosphoribosylamine--glycine ligase: protein MKVMVVGGGGREHTLVWKIKQSPLVKEIYCAPGNAGIERIAVCINIPAENIEALAEFALNEKIDLTVVGPEAPLTLGIVDEFEKRGLKVFGPSKKAAEIEGSKVFAKELMERYGIPTAHYRVFNDPIEAGEYIKDKGAPVVVKADGLAAGKGVIVALTEDEALDGVKRIMRDREFGRAGDRIVVEEYLEGPEVSILAFTDGNTIIPMVSAQDHKRVYDNDRGPNTGGMGAFAPSPVYTPNIARVVEKEILKKTIDAMKRENRPYKGVLYAGLMITSKGPKVLEFNCRFGDPETQVVLPLLESDLVPVMQAVIDSRLDEAEIRWKDKKAVCVIMASGGYPRKYEKGFKISGIEEAEKIEGITVFHAGTAKEGDSIVTAGGRVLGVTALGDSLDSAARLVYKGVEKISFKGAHYRKDIGRK from the coding sequence ATGAAGGTGATGGTAGTCGGGGGCGGAGGAAGGGAACATACCCTGGTATGGAAGATAAAACAAAGCCCCCTGGTTAAAGAAATCTACTGTGCTCCCGGAAATGCAGGTATAGAAAGGATTGCCGTATGCATCAACATACCTGCAGAAAATATTGAGGCCCTTGCAGAATTCGCATTAAATGAAAAAATCGATTTGACCGTAGTAGGCCCGGAAGCACCGCTGACACTGGGGATTGTTGATGAATTCGAAAAGAGAGGGCTTAAGGTGTTCGGTCCTTCAAAAAAAGCGGCGGAAATCGAAGGAAGCAAGGTATTTGCGAAAGAACTGATGGAAAGATACGGTATACCGACGGCTCACTACAGGGTTTTCAATGACCCGATAGAAGCCGGGGAGTACATAAAAGATAAAGGGGCTCCAGTGGTCGTAAAAGCCGACGGCCTTGCGGCCGGGAAAGGGGTTATCGTTGCTTTGACCGAGGATGAAGCCCTGGACGGGGTTAAGAGGATTATGAGGGACAGGGAATTCGGCAGGGCCGGGGACAGGATCGTTGTGGAGGAATATTTAGAAGGCCCCGAGGTATCCATCCTGGCCTTTACCGACGGAAATACCATAATCCCGATGGTGAGTGCCCAGGACCACAAACGGGTTTATGATAATGACAGGGGCCCCAATACCGGCGGAATGGGGGCCTTTGCTCCGAGCCCCGTTTATACCCCGAACATTGCCCGGGTCGTCGAAAAGGAAATCCTGAAAAAGACCATCGATGCTATGAAAAGGGAAAACCGCCCTTATAAAGGGGTCCTGTATGCGGGGCTTATGATTACATCGAAGGGCCCGAAGGTTCTGGAATTCAACTGCCGGTTCGGAGACCCGGAAACCCAGGTAGTGCTTCCTCTGCTTGAGAGCGATCTGGTGCCGGTAATGCAGGCCGTTATTGACAGCAGACTGGATGAGGCCGAAATCAGATGGAAGGACAAAAAGGCCGTATGCGTAATCATGGCTTCGGGGGGGTATCCTCGGAAATACGAAAAGGGCTTTAAAATTAGCGGGATAGAGGAAGCAGAAAAAATAGAGGGGATCACCGTATTCCATGCAGGCACCGCTAAAGAGGGTGACAGCATCGTAACGGCTGGAGGCAGGGTCCTTGGGGTTACAGCCCTTGGAGACAGCCTTGATTCTGCTGCCCGCCTGGTATACAAAGGCGTAGAGAAAATCTCCTTTAAGGGGGCCCACTATAGGAAGGATATCGGCAGGAAATAG
- the purM gene encoding phosphoribosylformylglycinamidine cyclo-ligase yields the protein MNKKPVTYRDSGVDIKAGYEAVKLMQQHVKSTFRKEVLTDIGGFGGLFSLDVERFKKPVLVSGTDGVGTKLKIAFMMDKHDTVGIDCVAMCVNDIICSGAEPLFFLDYIACGRLLPEKAALIVEGVARGCREAGCSLIGGETAEMPGFYPDGEYDIAGFAVGVVDRDRIIDGSSIRPGDIVIGLPSSGLHSNGFSMVRKIFFGMAKISTGDYIPELGCTLGEELLKPTRIYAGTVLELIENFEIKGIAHITGGGFFENLPRVLPKGRDIIVRRSSWEVPPVFHLIQKTGDVDEREMFSTFNMGIGLVLITSPYEGDKLVSLLKTKGEKACIIGEVVDGNGEVKVI from the coding sequence GGATTCAGGTGTGGATATAAAGGCAGGTTATGAGGCTGTAAAACTCATGCAGCAGCATGTAAAGAGCACCTTCAGAAAAGAGGTCCTGACGGATATAGGTGGCTTCGGCGGTCTTTTTTCCCTGGATGTAGAAAGGTTCAAAAAACCCGTCCTGGTTTCGGGAACCGATGGGGTAGGTACCAAGCTGAAGATTGCCTTTATGATGGATAAGCACGATACCGTCGGTATCGACTGTGTGGCCATGTGCGTAAATGACATAATATGCTCAGGGGCAGAACCCCTTTTCTTCCTGGATTATATAGCCTGCGGCAGGCTCCTTCCCGAAAAGGCTGCCCTTATAGTAGAAGGGGTAGCCCGGGGATGCAGGGAAGCGGGATGCTCCCTTATAGGAGGGGAAACGGCCGAGATGCCCGGGTTTTACCCGGATGGAGAATACGATATTGCCGGATTTGCCGTAGGGGTTGTAGATAGAGACAGAATTATAGATGGAAGCAGTATACGGCCAGGGGATATAGTGATAGGCCTCCCTTCATCGGGGCTCCACAGCAACGGCTTCTCCATGGTAAGAAAGATATTCTTCGGTATGGCCAAAATCTCCACAGGGGATTACATTCCCGAGCTGGGCTGCACTTTAGGGGAGGAGCTTTTAAAACCCACCCGGATTTATGCCGGGACGGTTCTGGAACTTATAGAAAATTTTGAAATAAAGGGGATAGCCCACATCACCGGTGGAGGGTTCTTTGAAAACCTGCCCAGGGTATTGCCAAAGGGCAGGGATATAATAGTAAGAAGAAGCTCCTGGGAGGTGCCGCCCGTATTCCATTTGATTCAGAAGACGGGAGATGTGGACGAAAGAGAGATGTTCAGCACTTTTAATATGGGTATCGGCCTGGTATTAATAACATCACCCTATGAAGGGGATAAACTCGTCAGCCTATTGAAAACCAAAGGTGAAAAGGCCTGTATAATCGGTGAAGTGGTTGATGGAAACGGGGAAGTAAAGGTGATTTAG
- a CDS encoding GerAB/ArcD/ProY family transporter, with protein sequence MDRMDIENNWSDKVTEKAKISSIQLFMIFIGFLHGSSVILSPAASAKNDAWLAIIFGGLGGALLICMYVAIALLNPSKTLVQILQSRFGTFIGNAVAILYIWYFIHLASLVLRNFGEFIVTVTFPETPIVVTIGIFAALVLYAVNSGIEVMSRLGELFVPFMLFSTVIVMSLSLITTQDFTAFLPLLENGIKPVIDAAFGLMSFPYGETVVFLMVFPHLNSKGKLKGVIALSTGTYMIMSLFIFFRCIAVMGADLFYRVTFSPHLIALLIPEVNMESLIDVNLLIGGGIKISICIYAAAKALSQVFGISDYRKMTTAITVFCVVLSIWVYENILEMFDWAQKVWPFYSIPFQVFIPLILLVLSLKSRKKQLSSDS encoded by the coding sequence ATGGATAGAATGGATATTGAAAACAATTGGAGTGATAAAGTGACGGAAAAAGCCAAAATATCAAGTATTCAGTTATTTATGATCTTTATAGGTTTCCTTCATGGAAGTTCGGTTATTTTAAGCCCGGCGGCAAGCGCCAAAAATGATGCCTGGCTGGCGATCATTTTTGGGGGGCTTGGAGGGGCTTTGCTCATATGTATGTATGTGGCTATTGCCCTGTTGAACCCTTCAAAGACACTGGTTCAGATATTACAATCCAGATTTGGCACATTTATCGGAAATGCAGTGGCTATCCTTTATATATGGTATTTCATTCACCTCGCTTCTCTGGTATTAAGGAATTTTGGAGAATTTATTGTTACTGTGACATTCCCTGAAACCCCCATAGTTGTTACTATCGGTATTTTTGCTGCCCTGGTGTTATATGCAGTAAACAGCGGGATAGAGGTGATGAGCAGGTTAGGGGAATTGTTTGTTCCCTTTATGCTTTTTTCTACTGTTATTGTAATGAGCTTATCACTGATAACTACACAGGATTTTACGGCTTTTTTGCCGCTGTTGGAAAACGGTATAAAACCTGTTATTGATGCAGCTTTTGGACTCATGTCATTCCCTTATGGAGAAACCGTTGTTTTTTTAATGGTTTTTCCACACTTAAACAGTAAAGGTAAGCTAAAAGGTGTTATAGCTTTATCAACCGGCACATATATGATAATGAGCCTTTTTATCTTTTTCAGGTGTATAGCCGTAATGGGGGCCGACCTTTTTTATCGTGTTACTTTTTCCCCTCATTTAATTGCATTACTGATACCTGAAGTAAATATGGAATCACTAATAGATGTAAACCTACTGATAGGCGGAGGAATAAAAATTTCCATTTGTATCTATGCAGCGGCAAAGGCTTTAAGCCAAGTCTTTGGAATCAGTGACTACAGAAAGATGACAACAGCAATAACGGTTTTTTGTGTCGTCCTGTCGATTTGGGTTTATGAAAACATATTAGAGATGTTTGACTGGGCACAAAAAGTTTGGCCTTTTTATTCCATCCCATTCCAAGTGTTTATTCCTCTTATACTTTTGGTTTTGTCATTAAAGAGCAGAAAAAAACAGTTAAGTTCTGACTCTTAA